From the Senegalimassilia faecalis genome, one window contains:
- the uvrC gene encoding excinuclease ABC subunit UvrC produces MSKPEDFQQYNQAKGFTPGGAGEDPECPIDLAPGRQPGQGCAEAAGDDEPFEQKLARIKRELDAVPALPGVYLWKDKTGQVIYVGKAKQLRARMRQYVNFQDDRAKIPLLVDQISSFEYIVVGNEHESLVLEKNLINQYAPWFNADFKDDKSYPFIALTKGDVFPAIKYTREKHRADTRYFGPYTDSRAARYMVDIARRVVPICASSCADWRSLKRKLEKDPLACMTTDVRPCFDAHVGLGPGACCGRVTPEQYAANVKRVERFLSGQHREFVEELAEEMQQAAAELDFERAGRIKARIDTINGLCDKQHAVSSRNLNADVIGFYREETIAGVHVLMVREGRIINSNEFVLNRGLDVPDEDLLHMFLLRYYDTTTSIPHEVIVRRLPEDVDAMCDWLTEKLASSHGAKVRFASPERGEKADLVTMAEQNAKHTLMRYKVRTNYEDKRINDALLQLESALALDAPPLRIECFDISTNHGTYTVASMVVFTNGRPDKSQYRRFKIKAQLDEANDFLSMQEVMSRRYCAERMADERFGKKPDLIILDGGLPQLNAVIEQFDRMGVTDIALCGLAKRDEELFVPWQDTGPVVLPSGSASLYLVKQVRDEAHRFAITFHRELRGKGMTASILDEVAGLGPVRKKALLKHFKSFKNLKAASLQSILDAKVVPVEVANELYAVLRQYNSEAKSEVVVGGEGEA; encoded by the coding sequence GTGAGCAAGCCAGAGGATTTTCAACAGTACAACCAGGCAAAGGGGTTTACGCCCGGCGGCGCCGGCGAGGACCCCGAATGCCCGATTGATCTTGCACCTGGGCGGCAACCGGGGCAAGGCTGCGCTGAAGCGGCGGGTGACGATGAACCGTTCGAGCAGAAGCTTGCTCGCATCAAACGGGAACTCGATGCCGTACCTGCCCTGCCGGGCGTGTACCTGTGGAAGGACAAGACGGGCCAGGTCATTTACGTTGGAAAAGCGAAGCAGCTTCGCGCGCGTATGCGCCAATACGTGAACTTCCAAGATGATCGCGCGAAGATTCCGCTGCTTGTCGATCAAATCAGCTCGTTCGAGTACATCGTGGTGGGCAACGAGCACGAATCGCTGGTGCTAGAGAAGAACCTCATCAACCAGTACGCCCCCTGGTTCAACGCAGACTTCAAGGACGACAAATCGTATCCGTTCATCGCGCTGACGAAAGGCGACGTGTTTCCCGCAATCAAGTACACGCGCGAAAAACATCGTGCTGATACGCGATATTTCGGGCCATATACCGATAGCCGCGCCGCTCGATACATGGTCGACATCGCGCGCCGCGTCGTGCCGATTTGCGCTTCCAGCTGCGCCGACTGGCGTTCGCTGAAACGGAAGCTGGAAAAAGACCCGCTTGCCTGCATGACAACCGATGTCCGCCCATGCTTCGATGCGCATGTGGGGTTGGGGCCCGGCGCGTGCTGTGGTCGCGTTACCCCTGAGCAGTACGCCGCCAACGTGAAGCGTGTCGAGCGATTTTTGTCGGGCCAGCATCGTGAGTTCGTCGAAGAGCTGGCTGAAGAGATGCAGCAGGCCGCCGCGGAACTCGATTTCGAGCGCGCTGGCCGCATCAAGGCGCGCATCGACACCATCAACGGCTTGTGCGACAAGCAGCACGCCGTCAGCTCGCGCAACTTGAATGCCGACGTCATCGGCTTCTATCGCGAAGAGACCATCGCTGGCGTGCACGTGCTTATGGTGCGCGAAGGTCGCATCATCAACAGCAACGAGTTCGTGCTCAACAGGGGCCTTGACGTACCCGACGAAGACTTGCTGCACATGTTCTTGCTGCGCTACTACGACACCACCACCTCCATTCCTCATGAGGTGATCGTCCGCCGTCTGCCCGAGGACGTCGATGCTATGTGCGACTGGCTTACCGAAAAGCTTGCCAGCTCCCACGGTGCGAAGGTGCGGTTCGCTTCGCCCGAACGCGGCGAAAAGGCAGACCTGGTGACCATGGCCGAGCAAAACGCGAAGCACACCCTCATGCGCTATAAGGTTCGCACGAATTATGAGGATAAGCGCATCAACGATGCGCTGCTGCAGCTGGAAAGCGCCTTGGCGCTCGATGCGCCGCCTTTGCGCATCGAATGCTTCGACATCTCCACGAACCATGGAACGTATACCGTGGCTTCCATGGTGGTGTTCACGAACGGGCGGCCTGACAAAAGCCAATACCGCAGGTTCAAGATCAAGGCGCAGCTTGACGAGGCCAATGACTTCCTGTCCATGCAGGAGGTGATGAGCCGCCGGTACTGCGCCGAGCGCATGGCTGATGAGCGATTCGGCAAAAAGCCCGACCTTATCATCCTTGATGGTGGTTTGCCCCAGCTCAATGCCGTTATCGAGCAGTTTGACCGCATGGGCGTTACCGACATCGCGCTGTGCGGCTTGGCGAAGCGCGACGAAGAGCTGTTCGTGCCGTGGCAGGACACCGGCCCAGTTGTGCTGCCAAGCGGAAGCGCAAGCTTGTACCTTGTCAAGCAGGTGCGCGATGAGGCGCACCGGTTTGCCATTACGTTCCATCGCGAGCTTCGCGGCAAGGGCATGACGGCAAGCATCCTCGACGAGGTTGCAGGGTTGGGCCCGGTCAGGAAAAAAGCGCTGCTCAAGCACTTCAAAAGTTTTAAGAACCTCAAGGCCGCAAGCCTGCAGAGCATCTTAGATGCCAAGGTGGTGCCGGTTGAAGTGGCCAACGAGCTGTATGCAGTGCTTCGGCAGTATAATAGCGAAGCGAAAAGCGAAGTTGTTGTCGGCGGGGAAGGAGAAGCATGA
- the rapZ gene encoding RNase adapter RapZ, whose product MMDDQAKTDDMMKNMPELVIVSGMSGAGRTEAMHAFEDLGYFCVDNLPSALIGNLLDLTGMPGQPDNHRRIAVVCDARSGGFFKSLMEELGKLKAEGIDYRVLFLDADDEKLIARYKSSRRRHPLCTDGSSIAQGIAREREMLYGLRKGAHHVINTTDMLPQQLRSTIRALFAPGEERQGLQVTVYSFGFKHGAPVDADLVMDVRFLPNPYYDPELRPLTGLDKPVRDFVLYRPETEEFQKCWRALLDCVMPGYVAEGKQQLAIAVGCTGGQHRSVALAESTGDYLKQKGYRVSVAHRDLKLAEGADGSIVSAQGAR is encoded by the coding sequence ATGATGGACGACCAGGCGAAAACGGACGACATGATGAAGAACATGCCCGAGCTGGTCATCGTCAGCGGCATGAGCGGTGCCGGTCGAACCGAGGCCATGCACGCGTTTGAGGATTTGGGCTATTTCTGCGTTGATAACCTGCCCAGCGCGCTTATCGGGAACCTGCTTGACTTGACGGGCATGCCCGGTCAGCCTGACAACCATCGGCGCATCGCCGTGGTCTGCGATGCGCGCAGCGGCGGCTTCTTCAAAAGCCTGATGGAAGAGCTGGGCAAGCTTAAAGCCGAGGGCATCGATTATCGCGTGCTGTTCCTTGACGCCGATGACGAAAAGCTTATCGCCCGCTATAAATCAAGCCGCCGCCGTCATCCGCTGTGTACCGATGGAAGCTCCATTGCGCAGGGCATCGCTCGCGAACGCGAGATGCTCTACGGCTTGCGCAAGGGCGCGCATCACGTTATCAACACCACCGATATGCTGCCGCAGCAGTTGCGCAGCACCATACGCGCCCTGTTCGCGCCGGGCGAAGAACGGCAGGGGCTGCAGGTTACCGTGTACTCCTTCGGTTTCAAGCACGGCGCGCCCGTTGATGCCGACCTGGTCATGGACGTGCGTTTCTTGCCGAACCCTTACTACGATCCCGAGCTGCGTCCGCTCACCGGTCTTGACAAGCCGGTGCGTGACTTCGTGCTGTACCGTCCCGAGACGGAGGAGTTCCAGAAATGTTGGCGCGCGCTGCTTGATTGCGTCATGCCCGGCTACGTGGCGGAAGGCAAGCAGCAGCTTGCCATAGCCGTAGGGTGCACGGGTGGACAACACCGCAGCGTGGCCCTAGCCGAGTCGACGGGCGATTATCTCAAGCAGAAGGGGTATCGCGTAAGCGTGGCGCATCGCGATTTGAAGCTGGCCGAAGGTGCCGACGGCTCCATCGTCAGCGCCCAGGGGGCGCGCTAA
- a CDS encoding gluconeogenesis factor YvcK family protein, protein MQVTNTHLNDGAFPHDPSMTEAFAPLYAADPVVPQTAHLRAVVIGGGTGAPVSIRTLLSMGVETSAVVAMADDGGSTGILREEANVTPPGDIRKCICAMAADPEDPLTKAFKYRFPFADNHTLGNLMLSALEEATGAFPEAVSICEKLLHARGHVYPSTLDRVSLVARTRDGRYIEGQAVACHSRTALAHVQLRSAGNIVAYPPALEAIRNADLIVLGPGSLFTSIIPNLLVPGVIDAIRQSRGATLFVCSLADMQGETWGLTAREHVEALMEHGMRGLLDYVLVHSAVPIKPDSSETGVFRAVTGANIGASRFVVDDEAEQRRVRPVRIDYADLRLIQSKGPVVIARNLVDPEHPTWHDPFALREAFTGVLRLCHSRRR, encoded by the coding sequence ATGCAAGTAACGAACACACACCTGAATGATGGGGCGTTTCCGCACGACCCTTCTATGACCGAAGCGTTTGCCCCGCTGTACGCTGCAGATCCTGTTGTTCCCCAAACGGCGCACTTGCGTGCCGTTGTCATCGGCGGCGGCACGGGTGCGCCTGTTTCCATTCGTACGTTGCTGTCCATGGGCGTGGAAACGTCTGCCGTTGTGGCCATGGCCGATGATGGCGGATCGACGGGCATCCTGCGTGAGGAAGCGAACGTGACGCCTCCCGGCGACATCCGCAAATGCATCTGCGCCATGGCCGCCGATCCGGAAGATCCGCTTACGAAGGCGTTCAAGTATCGTTTTCCGTTTGCGGACAACCATACGCTTGGCAACCTCATGCTGTCTGCGTTAGAGGAGGCCACGGGCGCATTTCCCGAGGCGGTAAGCATCTGCGAGAAGCTGCTGCATGCGCGCGGGCACGTGTACCCTTCCACGCTCGACCGCGTGTCGCTGGTGGCGCGCACGCGCGATGGCCGCTATATCGAAGGGCAGGCGGTGGCGTGTCATTCGCGCACGGCCCTTGCTCACGTGCAGCTGCGCAGCGCTGGCAACATCGTGGCGTATCCGCCTGCGCTTGAGGCAATCCGCAACGCGGACCTTATCGTGTTAGGGCCGGGAAGCCTGTTCACGTCCATCATCCCGAATCTGCTTGTCCCCGGCGTTATCGATGCTATTCGTCAGTCGCGCGGGGCCACGCTGTTCGTGTGCTCGCTTGCCGATATGCAGGGCGAGACGTGGGGGCTGACTGCGCGCGAGCATGTTGAGGCGCTTATGGAGCACGGCATGCGCGGCCTTCTAGACTACGTGCTTGTTCACAGCGCCGTGCCCATCAAGCCGGATTCCTCGGAAACGGGCGTGTTCCGCGCGGTGACGGGCGCCAACATCGGTGCAAGCCGCTTCGTTGTCGACGACGAAGCCGAGCAACGCCGCGTGCGCCCCGTGCGTATAGACTATGCCGACCTGCGGCTTATCCAAAGCAAGGGGCCGGTCGTGATCGCTCGCAACCTTGTAGACCCCGAGCATCCCACGTGGCACGATCCGTTTGCGTTGCGCGAGGCATTCACGGGGGTGTTGCGTCTATGTCATTCACGGCGGAGGTAA
- the whiA gene encoding DNA-binding protein WhiA — MSFTAEVKDELARVPAVCSHCDKAVLAALVRIEGTLFVSGKNRYRVEIATDAPSVARQVIKLLHELYQLKTNLTVRRSVLHKTPNYLIEAPAQPNLAPALLDMGVLSPEGGLVLGISDQLVAKDCCAAAYLRGAFLGSGFVSDPRGDFHFETIVESEELAEGLVGLMARKNIKARIMQRRNSYMVYLKSGSAILEFLALVGAHQSALAMENARVIKSVRNDVNRQTNAEIANQAKTSRASIDQIRAIRMVLEAHGMENLPPALQDFIKLRVRYPDATLKELGELANPPLSKSAVYHRVRRIEQMAKELG; from the coding sequence ATGTCATTCACGGCGGAGGTAAAAGACGAGCTGGCGCGCGTTCCCGCGGTTTGCAGCCATTGCGACAAGGCGGTGCTTGCGGCGCTGGTGCGCATCGAAGGCACGCTGTTCGTGTCGGGGAAAAACCGCTATCGCGTGGAAATCGCCACGGATGCGCCGTCGGTTGCTCGTCAGGTCATCAAGCTGCTGCACGAACTGTACCAGCTGAAAACGAACTTGACGGTTCGCCGCAGCGTGCTGCATAAAACGCCGAACTACCTTATCGAGGCGCCTGCGCAGCCCAATCTTGCGCCGGCGTTGCTTGACATGGGCGTGCTCTCTCCTGAAGGCGGCCTGGTGCTCGGCATATCCGACCAGCTTGTTGCGAAGGATTGCTGCGCGGCGGCGTATTTGCGCGGCGCGTTTCTGGGCAGCGGTTTCGTGTCGGACCCGCGCGGCGATTTCCACTTCGAGACCATCGTGGAATCCGAAGAGCTTGCCGAAGGGCTTGTCGGCCTGATGGCGCGCAAGAACATCAAGGCGCGCATCATGCAGCGGCGCAACTCGTATATGGTGTACCTGAAAAGCGGTAGCGCCATCCTGGAGTTTTTGGCGCTTGTCGGCGCGCACCAAAGCGCGCTTGCCATGGAGAACGCGCGCGTCATCAAAAGCGTGCGCAACGACGTGAACCGGCAGACAAATGCCGAAATAGCCAACCAGGCGAAAACGTCGCGAGCGTCTATCGACCAGATTCGCGCTATTCGCATGGTGCTTGAGGCTCACGGCATGGAGAACCTGCCGCCCGCGCTGCAGGACTTCATCAAGCTGCGCGTTCGCTATCCCGATGCCACGCTCAAAGAGCTTGGCGAGCTCGCGAACCCGCCTTTGTCGAAGTCGGCCGTCTACCACCGCGTTCGGCGCATCGAGCAGATGGCCAAAGAGCTTGGATAG
- the gap gene encoding type I glyceraldehyde-3-phosphate dehydrogenase: MAIKVGINGFGRIGRLAYRAMVKDPAIEVVAVNDLGDIPTMAHLLKYDSVHGRAFDTVEVTEDGFVADGHAVKVLCERDPENLPWGELGVDVVVESTGIFKTGELASKHIKAGAKKVVITCPAKGEDVTIVMGVNDDQYDKEKHNIISNASCTTNCLAPVAKVLLEKFGIKRGYMNTIHSYTNDQKILDLPHKDLRRARAAAMSMIPTTTGAARAVSLVLPELAGKLDGFATRVPTPDGSMVDLTVELEREVTIEEINAAMKEAAESELAGILEYTEDPIVSIDIVGDNHSSIFDSKLTMVMGGKSNLVKVVSWYDNEWGYSNRVKDLVKILL, from the coding sequence ATGGCAATCAAAGTAGGCATCAACGGTTTCGGCCGCATCGGACGTTTGGCGTATCGCGCCATGGTCAAGGACCCCGCTATCGAGGTTGTGGCCGTCAACGACCTCGGCGACATCCCGACGATGGCTCACCTGCTGAAATATGACTCCGTCCACGGTCGAGCGTTCGACACGGTCGAGGTCACTGAAGACGGTTTCGTGGCTGATGGCCACGCGGTGAAGGTGCTGTGCGAGCGCGATCCCGAGAATCTGCCGTGGGGCGAGCTCGGCGTCGACGTCGTTGTTGAGTCCACGGGCATCTTCAAGACCGGCGAGCTTGCATCCAAGCACATCAAGGCCGGCGCCAAGAAGGTCGTCATCACCTGCCCCGCGAAGGGCGAGGACGTCACCATCGTCATGGGCGTCAACGACGATCAGTACGACAAGGAAAAGCACAACATCATCTCCAACGCTTCCTGCACCACGAACTGCCTGGCTCCTGTGGCCAAGGTGCTGCTTGAGAAGTTCGGCATCAAGCGTGGCTACATGAACACCATTCACTCCTACACGAACGACCAGAAGATTCTTGACCTTCCGCATAAGGACCTTCGTCGCGCTCGTGCGGCCGCCATGTCCATGATCCCCACCACCACGGGCGCCGCTCGTGCCGTGTCGCTCGTGCTGCCCGAGCTTGCGGGCAAGCTCGACGGCTTCGCCACGCGCGTTCCTACGCCCGACGGCTCCATGGTCGACCTGACGGTCGAGCTTGAGCGCGAGGTCACCATCGAAGAGATTAACGCTGCCATGAAGGAAGCCGCCGAAAGCGAGCTGGCCGGCATCCTCGAGTACACCGAGGACCCGATCGTCTCCATCGATATAGTCGGCGACAACCACTCTTCCATCTTCGATAGCAAGCTGACCATGGTCATGGGCGGCAAGTCCAACCTCGTGAAGGTCGTTTCCTGGTACGACAACGAGTGGGGCTACTCCAACCGCGTTAAGGACCTGGTAAAGATCCTGCTGTAG
- a CDS encoding phosphoglycerate kinase: MADIASVDDLDARGKRVLVRVDFNVPVSDGVCTDDTRIRAALPTINKLVEGGARVILMSHLGRPSGEGFEEKFTLRPAALRLAELLGKPVAFASDTIGEDAHAMVAALQDGQVLVLENLRFDKREKKNDPAFCEELASLGDAYVNDAFGTAHRAHASTAGVAALLPAYAGYLMQREVCTLSGMLDKPRRPFVAILGGSKVSDKIKVIDALLEKCDTLIIGGGMCFTFLLAQGKQVGTSLKEEDWVERAAAMLKKAEERGVKLLLPVDVVCADKFAEDARTETVSVDAIPADMMGLDIGPETSKLYADAIAEGATVFWNGPMGVFEMDAFAAGTKAVALAVAENQQADTIIGGGDSVAAVNKFDLADRMTFISTGGGASMELVQGEALPGVEALRR; this comes from the coding sequence ATGGCCGATATCGCCTCTGTCGACGATCTTGACGCGCGCGGCAAGCGCGTGCTCGTACGCGTTGACTTCAACGTGCCGGTTTCCGACGGCGTCTGCACCGACGATACGCGCATCCGCGCGGCGCTTCCCACCATCAACAAGCTTGTCGAGGGCGGCGCCCGCGTCATCCTTATGAGCCATCTTGGCCGTCCTTCCGGTGAGGGCTTCGAGGAAAAGTTCACGCTGCGACCGGCGGCATTGCGCCTGGCCGAGCTGCTGGGCAAGCCCGTGGCGTTTGCGTCCGATACCATCGGCGAAGATGCGCACGCGATGGTTGCTGCGCTGCAAGATGGCCAGGTGCTGGTGCTTGAGAACCTGCGTTTCGACAAGCGCGAGAAGAAGAACGACCCTGCGTTCTGCGAAGAGCTGGCTTCGCTTGGCGATGCCTACGTCAACGACGCGTTCGGCACCGCGCACCGCGCTCACGCCTCCACGGCGGGCGTTGCTGCGCTTCTGCCCGCGTATGCCGGCTACCTTATGCAGCGAGAGGTCTGCACGCTTTCGGGCATGCTCGACAAGCCGCGCCGCCCGTTCGTCGCCATTTTGGGCGGTTCGAAGGTGTCGGACAAAATCAAGGTCATCGACGCGCTTTTGGAAAAATGCGACACGCTCATCATCGGCGGCGGCATGTGCTTCACATTCCTGCTGGCGCAAGGCAAGCAGGTGGGCACTTCCCTGAAAGAGGAAGACTGGGTCGAGCGTGCCGCGGCCATGCTGAAGAAGGCCGAGGAGCGCGGCGTGAAGCTGTTGCTTCCCGTTGATGTGGTGTGCGCCGACAAGTTTGCCGAGGACGCGCGCACGGAAACGGTTTCCGTCGATGCCATTCCGGCCGACATGATGGGTCTTGATATCGGCCCCGAAACGTCGAAGCTGTATGCCGACGCTATCGCCGAGGGCGCGACGGTGTTCTGGAACGGCCCCATGGGCGTGTTCGAGATGGACGCTTTCGCCGCTGGCACGAAAGCGGTTGCGCTTGCGGTTGCGGAAAACCAGCAGGCCGACACCATCATCGGCGGCGGCGATTCCGTTGCGGCCGTCAACAAGTTCGACCTGGCCGACCGCATGACGTTTATCTCCACCGGCGGCGGCGCCAGCATGGAGCTGGTGCAGGGCGAAGCGCTTCCCGGCGTGGAGGCTTTGAGGCGCTAA
- the tpiA gene encoding triose-phosphate isomerase — protein sequence MARKPLMAGNWKMNNTYGEAVVLAQEISNNYNKSWTGKVDVLVCPPYIDLKPAKTVFEFDRTPVEIGAQNVYWEPKGAFTGEISIPMLKEVGCTCSIVGHSERRGYFGETNEEVNRKVRALVDAGMYAIVCVGESLAVRDAGTTEEFVCAQVRAAFAGIDAQEAQRCVVAYEPIWAIGTGRTATPEQAQAVCHAIRQTLAELFGAQVADEMRVLYGGSMNVGNVEMLVAQPDIDGGLIGGASLKADQFIQLVKACL from the coding sequence ATGGCTCGCAAACCGCTCATGGCGGGAAACTGGAAGATGAACAACACGTACGGCGAGGCCGTCGTGCTTGCGCAGGAGATCTCGAACAACTACAACAAGTCGTGGACAGGCAAAGTCGACGTGCTCGTATGCCCCCCGTATATCGACTTGAAGCCGGCTAAAACGGTATTCGAATTCGATCGCACGCCGGTGGAAATCGGTGCACAGAACGTGTACTGGGAGCCGAAGGGCGCGTTTACCGGTGAAATCTCCATCCCTATGCTCAAGGAAGTCGGCTGCACGTGCTCCATCGTGGGCCATTCGGAGCGCCGCGGGTACTTTGGCGAGACGAACGAAGAAGTCAACCGCAAGGTTCGCGCGCTGGTGGATGCGGGCATGTACGCCATCGTGTGCGTGGGCGAGTCGCTGGCGGTCCGCGACGCTGGCACCACCGAAGAGTTCGTATGTGCTCAGGTTCGTGCCGCATTCGCCGGCATCGACGCGCAGGAGGCGCAGCGCTGCGTCGTGGCATACGAGCCCATCTGGGCTATCGGCACTGGTCGTACCGCCACCCCCGAGCAGGCTCAAGCGGTGTGCCACGCCATTCGTCAGACGCTTGCCGAGCTGTTCGGGGCGCAGGTAGCCGACGAGATGCGCGTGCTGTACGGCGGCTCCATGAACGTCGGCAACGTTGAGATGCTTGTGGCGCAGCCCGATATCGACGGCGGCCTTATCGGCGGTGCAAGTTTGAAGGCCGACCAGTTCATCCAGCTTGTGAAAGCGTGCCTGTAA
- the gpmI gene encoding 2,3-bisphosphoglycerate-independent phosphoglycerate mutase produces MAANETVRNALTLPVCLIIMDGLGLAEPGPGNAVSLANTPTLDHLFETCSWTKLAASGEAVGLPAGQMGNSEVGHLNIGAGRVVHQELSRINMACRDGSICENEVINQAIEAAKKPGAALHLMGLLSDGGVHSSNEHLFALIRHAVRSGVSDVRVHAFMDGRDVPPASGKDYMAELVSLIESNGFADAVRIASVSGRYYAMDRDKRWERVQKAYEAVVEGSPQSSASGPVEAMQASYDEGVTDEFVVPVAFDERGVQEGDAVIFFNFRPDRARELTRAIVDESFVGFDRGSHPRVNFVCLTEYDPGIAAPVAFPKTFPEDVLADVLAKANLRQYHIAETEKYAHVTFFLNGGREEPKVGEQRSLIPSPKVATYDLQPEMSEPAVAQTLADAIDNDEADVYIVNFANPDMVGHTGIVPAAVAAVEAVDAGVARVLDAIKRKDGVAFITADHGNCDKMIADDGTPHTAHTTAPVPFILVDAAQTGRHLGDEEGALCDIAPTLLDVMGLAAPQAMTGRSLLA; encoded by the coding sequence ATGGCCGCGAACGAAACGGTGCGCAACGCATTGACGCTGCCGGTGTGCCTCATCATCATGGACGGCTTGGGTCTTGCCGAGCCTGGCCCGGGCAACGCCGTGTCGCTGGCGAACACCCCTACGCTCGACCACTTGTTCGAAACGTGCTCATGGACGAAGCTTGCAGCTTCGGGCGAGGCGGTGGGCTTGCCGGCCGGGCAAATGGGCAACTCCGAAGTGGGGCACCTTAATATCGGCGCCGGCCGCGTGGTGCACCAGGAGCTCTCGCGCATCAACATGGCGTGCCGTGATGGCTCCATCTGCGAAAACGAGGTCATCAACCAGGCCATCGAGGCCGCGAAGAAGCCTGGTGCGGCGCTGCATCTTATGGGCCTGTTGTCCGACGGCGGCGTGCACTCCAGCAACGAGCACCTGTTCGCGCTCATTCGCCATGCCGTGCGAAGCGGCGTGTCCGACGTGCGCGTGCATGCGTTCATGGACGGCCGTGACGTTCCTCCTGCCAGCGGAAAAGACTACATGGCCGAGCTTGTCTCGCTCATCGAAAGCAACGGATTCGCTGATGCGGTGCGCATCGCAAGCGTTTCGGGGCGCTATTACGCCATGGACCGCGACAAGCGCTGGGAGCGCGTGCAGAAAGCGTACGAAGCCGTGGTGGAAGGCTCGCCCCAATCTAGCGCATCGGGCCCTGTTGAGGCCATGCAGGCTTCTTACGACGAAGGTGTCACGGACGAATTCGTCGTTCCCGTCGCCTTCGACGAGCGCGGTGTGCAGGAAGGCGATGCCGTCATCTTCTTCAACTTCAGGCCCGACCGCGCACGCGAGCTCACACGCGCGATCGTCGACGAGTCGTTTGTCGGGTTCGACCGTGGTTCGCATCCGCGCGTGAACTTCGTCTGCTTGACGGAATACGATCCGGGCATCGCCGCCCCCGTGGCATTCCCCAAGACATTCCCGGAAGATGTGCTGGCAGATGTGCTGGCCAAAGCGAACTTACGCCAGTACCACATCGCCGAAACTGAAAAGTACGCCCATGTCACGTTCTTCCTTAACGGCGGTAGGGAAGAGCCGAAAGTGGGCGAGCAGCGCAGCCTCATTCCCAGTCCGAAAGTTGCCACGTACGACTTGCAGCCCGAAATGAGCGAGCCTGCCGTTGCGCAGACGCTTGCGGACGCCATCGACAACGACGAGGCGGACGTCTACATCGTGAACTTCGCGAACCCCGACATGGTCGGCCACACCGGCATCGTGCCGGCCGCCGTTGCGGCCGTCGAGGCCGTTGACGCGGGCGTTGCACGGGTGCTCGACGCCATCAAGCGCAAGGACGGTGTTGCGTTTATCACGGCAGACCACGGTAATTGCGACAAGATGATTGCGGACGATGGTACGCCCCATACCGCTCATACCACGGCGCCTGTTCCGTTCATTTTGGTGGATGCCGCGCAAACCGGCCGTCATCTAGGCGACGAAGAGGGCGCTTTGTGCGATATCGCGCCGACGCTGCTCGATGTGATGGGACTTGCGGCCCCGCAGGCGATGACGGGCCGAAGCCTGCTCGCCTAG
- the secG gene encoding preprotein translocase subunit SecG yields the protein MSPLLIILIALLVISGLGLIIFILLHSGKGTGISDMIASSVYSSQTGTSIVEKNLDRITIIFAVVFLLSLIALMIVYPSGSIATR from the coding sequence GTGAGTCCTCTTTTGATCATCCTCATCGCCTTGCTGGTTATTTCCGGCCTGGGCCTCATCATCTTCATTCTGCTGCATTCGGGCAAGGGCACGGGCATTTCTGACATGATCGCAAGCTCCGTGTACTCGTCTCAAACGGGCACCAGCATCGTTGAGAAGAACCTCGACCGTATCACCATCATCTTCGCAGTGGTGTTCCTGCTGTCGCTTATCGCGCTGATGATCGTGTATCCTTCGGGCTCCATTGCCACGCGCTAA